In one Oryza glaberrima chromosome 2, OglaRS2, whole genome shotgun sequence genomic region, the following are encoded:
- the LOC127763052 gene encoding GTP 3',8-cyclase, mitochondrial-like — MMMMPLRCLSELARRRPDRAVDAMRVGLRCLMSTCPSTKATDDSQRLYATSSCANVPEVAPSEAPLSDMLVDSFGRFHNYLRISLTERCNLRCQYCMPAQGVQLTPNSELLSHDEIIRVAGLFVTSGVDKIRLTGGEPTIRKDIEDICLHLSGLKGLKTLAMTTNGLVLSKKLPRLKECGLNALNISLDTLVPAKFEFMTRRKGHSRVMESIDASIQLGFQSVKVNCVVMRGMNDDEICDFVEMTRDKPVNVRFIEFMPFDGNVWNVKKLVPYAEMMDKVRQRFKGVERLQDHPSETAKNFKIDGHAGTISFITSMTEHFCAGCNRLRLLADGNLKVCLFGPSEVSLREPIRAGVDDAGLREIISAAVKRKKAKHAGMFDIAKTANRPMIHIGG, encoded by the exons atgatgatgatgccgcTGCGTTGCCTCTCCGAGCtggcccgccgccggcctgaTCGCGCG GTTGATGCAATGAGAGTGGGGCTCCGATGTTTGATGAGCACTTGCCCGTCAACCAAAGCTACTGATGATAGTCAAAGGTTATATGCAACTTCTTCTTGTGCTAATGTGCCAGAGGTAGCACCGAGTGAGGCGCCACTGTCAGACATGCTTGTCGATTCGTTCGGGAGATTCCACAACTACCTGAGGATCTCCTTGACCGAGCGCTGTAATCTGAGATGCCAGTACTGCATGCCTGCCCAAGGAGTTCAGCTCACGCCAAACTCAGAGCTCCTGTCACATGATGAGATAATCCGAGTTGCCGGCCTGTTCGTTACTTCTGGTGTGGATAAGATCCGGTTGACCGGCGGAGAACCAACCATTAGAAAGGATATCGAGGATATCTGTTTGCATCTTTCCGGCTTGAAGGGGCTGAAAACTCTTGCGATGACCACGAATGGGCTCGTTCTTTCTAAGAAGCTCCCAAGGTTGAAAGAATGTGGGCTCAATGCTCTAAATATTAGCTTGGACACGTTGGTCCCTGCAAAGTTTGAGTTCATGACAAGACGTAAAGGGCACTCGAGAGTCATGGAATCGATAGATGCTTCTATACAACTTGGATTCCAATCTGTCAAG GTCAACTGCGTTGTCATGCGTGGAATGAATGATGACGAGATCTGTGATTTTGTTGAAATGACGAGAGACAAGCCTGTCAATGTCAGATTTATAGAGTTTATGCCGTTTGATGGTAATGTTTGGAATGTCAAGAAGTTGGTTCCTTATGCAGAGATGATGGATAAAGTG CGCCAACGTTTTAAAGGTGTAGAGAGACTTCAAGATCATCCGTCAGAGACCGCAAAGAATTTCAAGATTGATGGTCATGCTGGAACAATTTCGTTTATTACATCGATGACAGAGCATTTTTGTGCTGGTTGCAATAGATTACGACTATTGGCTGATGGCAACTTGAAAGTGTGCTTATTTGGCCCCTCAGAG GTGAGCCTGAGAGAGCCTATTCGAGCTGGTGTTGATGATGCTGGACTCAGAGAAATAATAAGCGCTGCG GTTAAAAGGAAGAAAGCTAAACATGCTGGGATGTTTGATATTGCTAAGACGGCAAATAGACCTATGATTCACATTGGTGGCTGA
- the LOC127763054 gene encoding uncharacterized protein LOC127763054 yields the protein MDPRLGRSAFINFSNPNAYVGKFPVISTVSHPTASSQIDVLAHCSSYNLPRGTKRKFDGLSLGLGNSSSSESSKQSMGTGCTISSAKGSDDGSSIDLDLNHFTLGNEGTSRLDKRACDSRRALDKPELNLELSLSSQSAITGADFTAATEYNSPSLQPYYMDLVPTVDEGSTSARRPSGCQVLSFLNKTAKMSEFSPREVFPGSSNQSQGPAPMPTLLQLPKSPVACTSSLSRPQQRSSSTKNCTYPGCMKGARGSSGRCIAHGGGRRCQKDGCDKGAEGKTIFCKAHGGGRRCEHLGCTKSAEGRTDFCIAHGGGRRCSHEGCKRAARGKSGRCIKHGGGKRCQHAGCTKSAEGRSGLCIAHGGGRRCQQDGCGKGAQGSTNFCKAHGGGKRCTHPDCKKGAEGSTAFCKGHGGGKRCSAEGCTKSVHGGTLCCVAHGGGKRCVVEGCTKSARGRTDRCVGHGGGKRCQSSGCDKSAQGSTNFCKAHGGGKRCLWGHEGSDHGAGDTPCERLARGKNGLCVYHNPQVDENRVHGGFSVVSDALSQGDRPSNTETSRRSIFSHPMEAPRRVAAPADEGRVHGGNILSMFANGMSLGKHPADQAEASTSAPRNSKSTNGMVTGNSAARGSWL from the coding sequence TCAAATCCAAATGCCTATGTGGGCAAGTTCCCTGTCATCTCCACAGTCAGCCATCCTACAGCTTCTAGTCAAATTGATGTGCTAGCTCATTGCAGTTCATACAACCTGCCTAGAGGGACCAAGAGAAAGTTTGATGGCTTGTCACTAGGGCTGGGCAACTCATCAAGCTCAGAATCTAGCAAGCAAAGCATGGGTACTGGCTGCACCATATCTTCTGCTAAGGGTAGTGATGATGGTTCTTCTATTGATTTGGATTTGAATCATTTTACTCTGGGCAATGAAGGTACTTCCAGGCTTGATAAGCGGGCCTGTGATTCTAGGAGGGCTTTGGATAAGCCTGAATTGAATCTTGAGCTGTCTTTGTCATCCCAGTCTGCTATTACTGGTGCAGACTTCACTGCAGCGACTGAATATAATAGCCCAAGTCTGCAGCCATACTATATGGACTTAGTGCCAACAGTTGATGAAGGATCTACATCTGCTCGCCGACCATCTGGTTGTCAGGTACTGTCTTTCCTTAATAAGACTGCAAAGATGAGTGAATTTTCTCCAAGGGAGGTTTTCCCAGGTAGCTCTAACCAGAGTCAAGGTCCGGCTCCAATGCCAACATTGCTTCAACTGCCAAAAAGTCCAGTAGCCTGTACTTCCAGTTTATCTCGTCCACAACAGCGCAGCAGTAGCACAAAAAACTGTACATACCCAGGATGTATGAAAGGAGCCAGAGGTTCTTCAGGGCGTTGCATTGCTCATGGTGGGGGTAGAAGGTGCCAAAAAGATGGTTGTGACAAGGGGGCTGAGGGCAAGACAATATTTTGTAAGGCCCATGGTGGGGGAAGGCGCTGCGAACACCTTGGATGCACCAAGAGTGCTGAAGGTCGTACTGACTTCTGCATAGCTCACGGTGGTGGCCGTCGTTGTAGCCATGAAGGATGCAAAAGAGCAGCAAGAGGGAAATCTGGTCGCTGTATTAAACATGGTGGTGGCAAAAGGTGTCAACATGCAGGCTGTACAAAGAGTGCAGAAGGGCGCTCAGGCTTGTGCATTGCTCATGGAGGTGGGCGCCGCTGTCAGCAAGATGGTTGCGGAAAAGGAGCTCAGGGAAGTACCAACTTTTGCAAGGCGCATGGTGGTGGGAAGAGATGCACACACCCTGATTGTAAAAAGGGTGCCGAGGGAAGTACAGCGTTTTGCAAGGGACATGGAGGAGGCAAACGTTGTTCAGCTGAAGGTTGTACTAAGAGTGTGCATGGCGGAACCCTTTGCTGTGTTGCCCATGGAGGTGGGAAGAGGTGTGTGGTAGAAGGATGCACAAAGAGTGCAAGAGGCCGTACTGACCGCTGTGTTGGCCATGGCGGGGGCAAGAGATGCCAATCTTCTGGATGTGATAAGAGTGCACAGGGAAGCACTAACTTTTGCAAGGCACATGGAGGCGGCAAGCGTTGCTTGTGGGGTCACGAAGGATCTGACCATGGAGCTGGTGACACTCCTTGTGAGCGCCTTGCAAGAGGCAAGAATGGCCTGTGTGTTTATCACAATCCGCAGGTGGATGAAAATCGTGTCCATGGGGGTTTCAGCGTTGTCAGCGATGCACTTTCTCAGGGAGATCGGCCTTCAAACACTGAAACAAGCAGGCGCAGCATTTTCTCGCATCCTATGGAGGCTCCTCGTCGTGTGGCAGCTCCAGCTGACGAGGGTCGGGTGCATGGTGGCAACATCCTGTCAATGTTTGCAAATGGCATGAGTTTGGGGAAGCATCCCGCCGACCAAGCAGAGGCTAGCACCTCTGCACCTCGCAACTCGAAATCCACCAATGGCATGGTGACCGGTAACTCTGCGGCGCGGGGCAGCTGGCTGTAG